The stretch of DNA CAGGTAGGGTATCGGTATCCAGGGTCGTGGTTCTGATTTCCCGGGCAATTTCATGTGCCTTTTTCATTGCCTGCAAGTGGGCACCGATAGTAGCAAACTCCCTCATATCCTCCTCAGTTTCCCAAAGTGTCATGGTGTAATGTTTTGTCCACCATCCTCTTTTCTTAAAGCGGATACATTTGGTGGCATTTAGTTGCCTGACAATTTTCATTGCACTGTATGACAGTGCAAAAAACCTGAACGGATCTTTGAGTTCTATTGA from Bacteroidia bacterium encodes:
- a CDS encoding DUF3291 domain-containing protein, which produces MKVVITSIELKDPFRFFALSYSAMKIVRQLNATKCIRFKKRGWWTKHYTMTLWETEEDMREFATIGAHLQAMKKAHEIAREIRTTTLDTDTLPDWKTAITLLEKGRVIKY